TGAGCCCGGCGGCGCTCACCCAGTCCGTCTTGAGCAGCCCCATGGCTCCCCACAGCAGGACCGCGCTGGAGGCGAGGGTCGCTGCCGCCCCCACCGCGACCAGCTCCGGCCCGTGGGCGCTCAGCGCCGCGGCGAAGTGCCGGCCGGAACGCAGGCCCACGGCAGCGAAGAACAGGACCAGCCCCAGCTGGCGAAGCGCCTGGTTGGCCGCGAGCGGCAGGCTCCAGATGATGGGGCCCGTGCGGCCGAGCCGGCCGAGCAGAAGGGCCACGAGCAGGGGGCCGCCCGCGAGCCCGAGCTGCAGGTGCATCCCCCCGGGCAGCGGCACGCGCAAGAGGCCGAGCGCGATCCCCATGAGGGCGCCGAGCGAGAGCGAGAGGAAGTCGGTCTCGCTGATCCCCTTGAACGAGTCGCCGAAGTAGCGGGCGACCGCCGCCATCTGGTCGGTCCGCGCGACCACGCGCAGCCGGTCTCCGCGCTCCAGCACGGTGTCGTCGGAAGGGACGAAGTCGAGATCGCCGCGCCGGATCCGGGTGACGACCGCCTCCCAGCGGTTCTCGAGGGCGATGTCGCCGAGGCGCCTGCCCACCAGGCGCGGGTTGGAGAGGATGATCCGGCGGAAGTCCACCTCGTCGCGCCGGGTCTCGGGGCCGGGCTCGCCCTGGGCCTCGGGGCCGAGCAGGCTCCCCGCCTGCGCGAGCCCCTCCGGGCTGCCGACCACGTGCAGGATGTCCCCCGCCTCGAGCGCCGTCCCCGCGGTCGCGACCATCACGTGGTCCCCGCGCTGGACGCGGCTGACCCGCACGCCGATCCTGGAAAGGGGGGTGGACTCGATGGGCGCGCCGATCATGGCGGGATTGGTGAGCCGGAGGTTGCGGGAGCTGGCGGGCTCGCTCTCCTCCCCGCCGTCGTGCTCCGCCTGCCGTGCCGCGGCCGCCACGTCGATCCGGCCCAGGCGCAGGGTCAGCTCCGCGAGGAGCAGGGGCAGCCCCACCCCCAGCGGATAAGCGATCGAGTAGCCGACGGTGGGCAGCGCGGCCGAGGGGGTGCCGCGCAGCGCCTCGCTGACCGCCGCCAGCGCGGGGGTGTTGGTCAGGCTCCCGCAGAAGAGGCCCGCGGCGAGCGCCGGGTCGAGGCCGAGCCGCTGCGCGGCGAGCCAGGTGAGGCTCGCTGCCCCGACGATGGCCCCGAGGGCGAGCAGCAGGAGGCCGCCCCCCTTCTGCCTCATGATCCGGAAGAAGCCGGGCCCCGCCTCCAGGCCGATGGCGTAGACGAAGAGCAGGAGCCCGAACTGCCCCACGAACTCGGGAAGCTCGAAGCGATCGCCCCCCCAGGCGCCGAGCCCGAGCCCCACGAACAGCACGGTCGCGACCCCGAGGCCCACGCCTCGCAGGCGGATCTGGCTCAGGAGATAGCCCGCGCCGATGGTGAGGAAGAGAATGCCCAAAGGGGCCTGCCCGAGCCCCTCTTTCAGCGCGTCGAACACGGCCTAGGCGCCCGCGGCCTCGAGCGCGACGCCGACGGGATAGATCAGCACGCCGCAGGGCGCATGCATCAGCACGCTCTCCGCCACGCTGCCGTGGAGCAGGCGCTCGGCGCCCTTTCGGGCGTTCGATCCGAGCACGATCAGGTCCGCGCCTATCTCCTTGGCGATCGCCACGATGGTCGAGGCGGGCTCGCCCGTCCTCACGAGGCCCCGGGCTTCGAGGCCGGCCTCGCGCAGCTCGGCCGCGGCCAGGTCGAGGGCCGTGAGCGCCGTCTCGGCCAGCTGGTCGTAGCCGGCTATCACCTGCGGCATCTGGTCGGGAAGGACCGGGCTGGGAATGACCGAGAGGACGTGGAGCTCGAAGGGCTGCGTCCCCAGCACGGCGATGAACTGCCGGATGGCCGCCGCGGAGACGGTGGATCCTTCGGTGGCGATGAGGATACGGCGCATGGATGTCCTTTCTCTTTCCCGGGCACGCGGAGCGACCCGGGATTCTGGCGTGAAGGCTGAGGGGAATGCGTCGGTGGTGGCTAGGTGTCGATGGGGATCCAGCGGTGCTCGATGCGGTCGGGCCAGAGGTCGAGCCGCCCCACCGAGGGCGGCGTTCCATCGTAGTTGTAGGCGGCGCTCGACGGGCAGAAGGCGCGGACCCTCCCCGCATCCTGGAAGGCGCGCTTGTGGATGTGGCCGAAGAGCACCAGCCGGCAGTCCAGGTCGTCGGCGTAGCCGACCAGCTTGACCAGGTCGCGCTTGACCCCGTGACGGTGGCCGTGCGTCAAGAGGATGCTCCAGCCCTCGATGTCGAGCTGCTTCTCGGGGACCACGTCCAGGGGCAGGTCGTTGTTGCCCAGCACCTGCACGATCGGCACCGGCTGAAGGAGCGCGAGCTGCTGACCGTCCTTGAAGCCGTCGCCCAGGTGGACGACCAGGTCGCAGCCCTCGGCCAGGCGGGCGATCGCTTGAAGGTTCGCGCGGCCGTGCGTGTCGCTGACGACCAGGAGGCGCTTCACGCCATCGCCTCGAGCAGGAGGCGCACCGCGCGGGCCCGGTGCGAGTGGACGTTCTTCTCGTCGGCGCTCAGCTCGGCGTAGGTCTTGCCCAGCCCCTCGACCTCGAAGACCGGGTCGTAGCCGAAGCCGCCCGTGCCCCGGGGGGCCTCGGTGACCCGGCCTTTCACGACGCCCTCGACCGCGATCTCGCGGCCGTCGGGGTAGGCGAGCACCACGGCGCAGTGGAAGGTCGCCGCCCGGCTGGCCTTGCCCTCGAGCTCTGCGAGGAGCTTGTTGATGCGGTCGGCGTCGCTCTCGGCGTAGCGGGCCGAGGCGATGCCGGGCCGGCCGTCCAGGGCCTCGACCGCGATCCCCGAGTCGTCGGCGAGGCACGGCACCTCGAAGCGCTCCGCGCACTGACGGGCCTTGAGGCGGGCGTTCGCGACGAAGGTGCTGCCCGTCTCCTCGACCTCGACGGCCTCGGGCATGGCGCTCAGGTCGAAGGGGGCGTCGGTGAGGAGGGGCTTGAACTCGGACAGCTTGTGGGCGTTGGTGGTGGCCAGGTAGACTTGCACGGCTGCTCGCTTACTTCTTGACGGGACGGGCCTTCTGCGACTTGGCGACGCGGTAGGCCTGGAGGACGTCCGGGATGCGGCTGAGGGTCGCGATGACGCGCTGGAGGTGGGCCATGTCCAGGACGTCGATGATCAGCGTGATGATGACGATCTTGTCGCGGGCCTGGCGCACCTTGACGGTGCGGATGTTGGTCTTGATGTCCGCGATCTTGATGGTGATGTCCTTGAGGACGCCGACCCGGTCGATGACCTCGACGGCGATCTCGACGGGGTAGCTCGCCGACGCGCTCACCCCGGCCCAGCTCACGTTGAGGCGCCGCTCGGGCTCGACGGCGAGCAGGTTGGGGCACTCGGTCGAGTGGACCGAGATCCCGCGCCCGCGGGTGACGGTGCCCATGATGGGCTCGCCGGGCACCGGCGAGCAGCACTTGGCGATCGCAAGCTGCATCCCCGCCTCGCCGTCCACCAGGATCCCGGTGCCGTTGCGGCTCTTGGGGGCGATGGGCTTGGCCTTGAAGGACTCGGGGGTGATCTCGGGCTCGGGGGGGGCGAACTCGGCGCGGATCTGGTTGGCGACTTGCAGGGAGGTCTTCTCGCCGTAGCCGATGGCCGCGATCAGGTCGTCGACCTCCTTGTAGTTCATCTTCTGGGCGATGCCGAGGAGCTTGTCGCCCTTGAGCAGCTGGTCGAGGCCGGTGCGGCCAAGCTCGCGCTCCAGGGCCTCGCGGCCCCGGGTGATGTTCTCGTCGCGGCGCTCCTTTCGGAACCAGCTGCGGATCTTGTTCTTGGTGGAGCTGGTGGCGACGAAGTTGAGCCAGTCGAGCGACGGGTGGCCGTGCTTGGTCGTCAGGATCTCGACGATGTCGCCGTTCTTGAGGCGGTGGTCCAGGGTGACGATGCGGCCGTTGACCTTGGCGCCGATGCAGCGGTTGCCGACCTCGGTGTGGACGCGGTAGGCGAAGTCCACCGGGGTGGCCCCGGAGGGCAGGTCGATCACGTCGCCGCGAGGCGAGAAGACGAAGACCTCCTCGGCCTGGAGGTCCTCCTTGACCGTCTCGACGAACTCCTCCGAGTTCTTGGCGTCGCCCTGCCAGTCGAGGAGCTGCTTGAGCCACGAGAGCTTCTGGTCCGCCTCGGTCAGGGCGGCGCCGCCCTCCTTGTAGCGCCAGTGGGCCGCGATGCCGTACTCGGCGACCCGGTGCATCTCGAAGGTGCGGATCTGCACCTCGACAGGCTTGCCGCCGGGGCCGATCACCGTGGTGTGGAGGCTCTGGTAGAGGTTGGGCTTGGGCATCGCCACGTAGTCCTTGAAGCGGCCCGGGATGGGCCGCCAGATCGAGTGGACCACGCCGAGGACCTCGTAGCACTCCTTGATGTTGTCGACCAGCACGCGGATGGCCGTGATGTCGAAGATGTCGGAGAACTCCTTGGACTGGCTCTGCATCTTCTGGTAGATGCTGTAGAAGTGCTTGGGGCGGCCGTAAACGTCCGCCTGCTCGACGCCGACCCGCGCGAGCTCCTCCTCGATGCTGGTGACGATCTCCTGGATGTAGCGCTCGCGCTCGTCGCGCTTCTCGCCGAGGAACTGGGCGATCTTGTAGTAAGCGTCGGGGTGCAGGTAGCGAAGGCTCATGTCCTCCAGCTCCCACTTGATCTTCCCCATGCCCAGGCGGTGCGCGAGGGGCGCGAAGATCTCGAGGGTCTCCTTGGAGATCTCCTGCTGCTTCTCGGCGCGCATGTGCTTGAGGGTGCGCATGTTGTGGAGGCGGTCGGCGAGCTTGATCAGGATGACGCGCACGTCCTTGGCCATGGCCACGAACATGCGGCGGAAGTTCTCGGCCTGGCGCTCTTCCTTGGAGGAGAACTTGAGCTTCTCGAGCTTGGTGACGCCCTCGACGAGCTTGCAGACCTCGCGCCCGAACCGCTTGGTCAGCTCCTCGGGCGTGACCTCGGTGTCCTCGAGCACGTCGTGCAGCAGGCCCGCCGCGACGGTGGCCCCGTCCGCCTCGAGCTGTGCCAGGATCAGGGCGACCTCGTAGGGGTGGATGATGTAAGGCTCTTCGCTCTTGCGGAACTGCCCCTCGTGCTCGGCGCGGGCGAACTCGTAGGCGCGCCCGACGAGATCGATCTCTTCGGGCGAGGCGTACTTGCCCATGGTGTTGATCAGGGCTTCCGTCGCGATCGCTGTCATTTCCGTCTCCCGAGGCTTCCATTATATACCGGCGGTGGGTCGTGCGAAGGACTTTATACCCGCCAAGCGGTAGTTTTGACGCCTTTTTCCGCCGCCGCTCAGGCCTCCGCGGCCCGGGCGACGCCGTGCAGGCGCAGCTGCACCTTGAGCTGCCCGTTGAAGTGGTTGAACTCGGGGGTGAAGGCCAGGGCGACCCGGTCGGGCACCGGGTGGAGCTCGCCCATGTTGAAGCCGACGGCCTCGCGGATCTCGAGCCCGTGCTGCACCTCGAGGAAGAGGTGACGCTTCTCCTTGCCGCGCAGCTTCTGCTTGACGACCTGGACCCCGCGCACGCAGAGCACCGGCTCGGGGTTGCCCTGGCCGGTCGGTTGCAGCCACGCGAGCTCTCTGACCACCTGGGGGGTCATCTCGGCCAGGTGGACCTCGGCGTCCAGGTAGCGGGGCGGGCGCTCCGAGACGTCCAGGCCCTGCTGCCGCACCGCGGCGTCGAGGCGTTCGCGGAAGGCGTCCAGGTTCTGTCGCTCGAGGCCGACGCCCGCGGCCTGGGCGTGGCCTCCCCAGCGCGTGAGCAGGTCGCGCGAGGCCTCGAGGGCCTTGAAGAGGCTGATGCCCTCGGGCGAGCGGCCCGAGCCCTTCCAGTGGTCGCCATCGAGGGCGAGCAGGATGACCGGGCGCGCGTAGGCCTCGACCAGCCGGGAGGCGACGATGCCGATCACCCCGTGGTGCCAGTCCTCCTTGGCCAGGACGATGGCGGAGTCCTTGGTCGGGTCCACCTCCAGCTCGGCGAGCATCATGGCCTCGGCCTCGACCCGCTTGGAGGTCTCCTGGCGCAGGCGGTTGAGGCGATCCAGCTCCACGGCGAAGACGCGCGCGTCGTCCAGGGTCTCGGCAAGGAAGAGCTTGAGGCCGACCTCGGGGTGGTCCATGCGGCCGGCGGCGTTGATGCGCGGCCCGATCCGAAAGCCGATGTCGCCCGCGTCGATGGCAGCGAGGCTGTTGATGTTCGCGATCTCGGCGAGCGCCTGGATGCCGGGGCGCGGGGCGGTCGCGATCAGGTGCAGGCCGCGCGCGACGAGCGTCCGGTTGACGCCCGTCAAGGGGGCCATGTCGGCGATGGATCCGATGGCGACCAGGTCCAGCAGGTCCTCGACCCCGTGGCCGGAAGGGGCGATCTCCTCGAGGGCCGAGGCCAGGGTGTAGGCGACGCCGACGCCGGCGAGCCCCGCCATCTCGATCGGGCAGCCGCCGAGGCGCGGGTTGATGATCGCGTAGGGGGACGGCAGCACCGCGGGCGGGGTGTGGTGGTCGGTGATGATGACCTCCATGCCCCTCGACTTGGCGAACTCGACCTCCTGGATTGAGGAGACGCCGTTGTCCACCGTGACGACCAGCTTGAGCCCCCGGTCGGCGAGATCCTGGAGGGCGTTGCAGTTCATGCCGTAGCCGTCCTCGAAGCGGTGGGGCAGGAAGTACTGGACGTTGTAGCCGGCGCGGGCCAGGTAGCTGAAGAGCAAGGAGGTGCTGGTCACCCCGTCGGCGTCGTAGTCGCCGTAGACGACGATGGGCTCGCCGGTGTCGAGGGCGCTCGCGAGGCGGCGGGCGGCCTTGTCGATGCCGGGCAGGGCCCAGGGGTTGAGCTCGTAGGGCTCGTGGCCCAGGTAGCGGCGGCCGCTCTCGGGATCCTGGACCCCGCGCACGGCGAGCATTCGGGCGAGCAGGGGCGTGATGCCGAGTTCGTATGACAGGCGATCGACCACGTCCGGGTCGGCGTCGCGAATTTGCCAGGAGGTTTCGAGCTGGTGCATAGACCTCCACTATAACCCGGGAGGGGCTGCCACGTCTTTACAAGGGTGGGTTCTCCTGGTAGGATTGGTTCCTGTTTCGAGGAAACGTCGAGACGTTCGCCGGATTAGCACAGCGGTAGTGCATTCGATTCGTAATCGAAAGGTCGTGGGTTCGATTCCCACATCCGGCTCTGGCACCCCCCGTAGCACTCGACATTTTGTCAGCTCGGGTGTGGTGCCTTTTCTTTATGGCCCGAAATGTTGAGGCCTGTGATGCCAACCATGAAGAGACGGCGCTTGCGCACCCTCAAAATCCTGGCCGTCACCCTTGGGGGCTCCGTTCTTGCCCTGGTTGCACTAATCGCCTGGTTTGGCATCTCGCTTTCCCTCGACAACCGCATCAAGCACGAGCTCCTGCGCGTGGCTGCTCCCGACGGGACGCATGAATTCGTGTTGTTGAGCGATAGCGCCGACTTCGGGGATCCTGCCTGGTACGTCTACGAACTCGAACGGGGCCAGCGCCTTCCCTCGTTCGCTCGGGAGGCCCACAACACCGACGGGGTCCTCTTCTGGAACTATTCCGAGGATGGCGGTTATACGGACGATCCCCACCTTGAGATCCGTGACCGGCGCTACCTCGTCTTTTCGCGAGGCGGACGCTACCACGGCCTTTATGACATCACCAAGCGGCGGGTGCTGGTGAATGAGGAGTGCCCGTGGTGGTCGTATCGCGAGTTGCCGAAGAGCGAGCAGGATCGGTGGGTCTTCCAGAACCTCCATGCGCCCATCCACAGGATCTTGTCCGCCGGGAAACCGAGCCCGAGCAAGGTGACGAACTGAGGAAGAACCCAGGCGGAGCCGGTATCTCCTGCCGGTTGAGAACCCGGATAACAAGCGCCCGGGCCTCAACGAGGGCCAAGCTTCAAGCGAAACAGGGCTCGGTGTAAGCGGGGGCGTTTGGTTCCTGCTCTTTGGCATTCCCCTGGTCGGGTGTGGTGCCTTTTTTTGCGCGCTCGAAGCCGGCAGGCTCAGCCCCGGCTCAGGTGACGCAGCTTGTCCGGATTCCTCACGACGAAAATGGATCGCACCTGGCCTGCTTGGACGTCGAAGGCGAAAACCGTTTGGGGATGTCCGTTTTCCAGGACCAGGAGCCCCTGCTGACCGTTGACGTGGATGGAGCGCAGGCTGATCGCGCCCTCCCCCGTGTACTGGCTCGCGATCCAGGCAAGGAACCGTGCGACGTATCCGCGCGAGATGATGGGCCTGATCGCCGATCGGTTCTTGCCGCCTCCGTCCGAGTAGAGCGTCGCGTCTTCGGCCAGCAGGTGCAAGATTTGAGCCATGTCGCCGGTGCGCGAAGCATGCAGGAACTGCCGGATGAGCGCGTCGTCCGCGGCCGGGGAGGCGGGTGGGGCCGCCGGATGCTGCCCCGCGAGCTTCTTCTTGACCCGGCTGAGGATCTTGCGGCAGTTGTCCTCGCTCTTTTGCACCAGGTCACCGATGAACGCGTAGTCGAACTCGAAGGCCACCCGCAGGATGAAGACGGCGCGCTCGACCGGCGCGAGCGACTCCATGAGGGCCAGGAGGGCGTACGAGACGCCCTCATCCTTCAGGACGTGGAGGGCGGGATCCTCCGCTTCCGTGAGGAGCGGCTCCGGCAGCCACGGGCCGACGTACGCTTCGCGCTGCTTGCGGGCGCTCTTGAGCAGGTCGAGGCAGCGATTGGTCGTTATCTTGCACAGGTAGGCTTTGGGCTGTCGGACATCCGACGGCGTCTCGCGGTACAGTTGGGCGAAGACGTCGTGCACGATGTCCTCCGCGTCCGTGACCTGGCCGAGCATGCGGTACGCCAGCGAGAACATCATGGGCTTGTAGCGGGTGTACCACTGCTCGACGACAGGTGTCATTCTCAGATCGCTTTCCCTTTTCTGGATGCTCGCGGGCCGTCGAAGAAATCGACGAGCTGCCACGTGTAATCCCGGATCTTCCACCCTAACTTGCCGGTCAGCACGATGTCGAGTCCCCACTTTCGCGTCCAGATGAAGCCGTCGCTTGGGCCCAGGCCGATGCAAAACAGCGAGATGGCCGGGCCATGCGCCGGCACCGGCTGGCCGAGGAAGTCGCCCTGCACGATCGCCGCAAGCCGGCACGCCTGAGCGGTCGCCTCCCGGCACGTCATACCGTCCGCGCGGCCGGTGGCAGGGTCGACGATGCGGGCACAGTCGCCGATGGCATAGACATACGGCCAGCCCGACACGCGGTAGTGCGCATCCACGATCATTCTATCGCCTTCATCCGTCGGCGCCTTCCAGGCTTTCAGGGCGGGGCTCGGCCTGAGGCCCAAGGTCCAGACGCACGTCTGCGCGCGGAGGCTGGAGCCTCCCTTCAACCGAACCTGGCCGTCCTCGAAGCGCTCGGCTCGCGCCCCATGCCGGACCGTCACGCCGAGCCGACCGAGCCGTTGCTCCAGCTTGCGGCCGATCGCCTTGGGAGCGCCGGGGAGGAGCCGTTCCTGCGCATTGATCAAGTGGACGCCGCCCCGCTTGGCGTCCAGGCGATGGCGCTTCTTCTCGTCGGCGAGCCAGGTGGCGATTTCCGCCGCCGTCTCGACGCCCGAGATGCCGCCCCCCACCACCGCCACGCGCAACAGCTGGTCCTGTCGGTCCGGATCGCTCGTCGAGATGGCTCGCTCGATGTTGTGGGCGAGGTGGCGCTTGATTTCCTCGGCATGGGCGGGCGAAGCGAGGTTGATGCCACCGCTTTCGGGTGGTGCGACGATGAACTGGCTTCCCACGGCGACGATCAGGGCGTCGTATGGGAACCGCGTGGTTCGGTCCTCTCGATCGCGCAAGAGGACGGCCTTGGCTTCGGCTTCGATGCCCATCACCTCGGCCTGGACGAACTCGACCCCGGCCATTTCCCGAAGACCCGCTGCGAAAGAGGCGACGACCTTGGTCGGGCCGACGGCCGCCTTGAACAGCAGCACTTTCTTAAGATGCCCGGGATGCTTGTCGATCAAGACGATCTTGACCCCCTCGGGGTCCGGGAACTGCCTTCTCAGGGCGATAAGCGCTTGCATGCCGGCGTAGCCGCCCCCCACGATCACGATGGTCTTGCGGGTCATGTTCGGTTCCTCCTAGTTCAAAGGTTTCCGGCCATAGGACGAACAGGCGATGCTTTTTGTGACACCTGGGGCCCGAGCGACGATCCGGGGTCGATGGTCCTCGGGCATCGAGCCCGCTTGCTCACTGCATTTGAGCGTCTTCGCGGGCCACCCCCCTCGATCCACGCAGCAAACGATCTTCACCTCCGACTCTGGCACCCCCCGTAGCTTTATGGCATTATGCCTGCTCGGGTGTGGTGCCTTTTTTGTTTTCACCCCGAGAGGGGGCATCGATGCGGAGCTGGTATCCCCTTCCCGTCGAGGCGCTGGATGACAAGCGGCTGCTGGCCGAGCACAACGAGCTGCTCATCATGGCCAGGGCGATCGCGGGCCTGACAAAGGGCTATCGAAACCACCCCGAGACCAAGCGCTGGGTGGGACACAGCAAGGCCATGAAGGATCGTCACGACCGACTCGCCGCCGAGATGGTCCGCAGAGGCTTCAACCATCAGAGCCCGTGGCCCGAGGAACTCATCAATCCAGCGGACGGGGACGACTATCCCACGACGCTCTTGGAGCCGCTTGAAGTGATGAAGGCCAAGCTTCAAG
Above is a window of Pantanalinema sp. DNA encoding:
- the rdgB gene encoding RdgB/HAM1 family non-canonical purine NTP pyrophosphatase; translation: MQVYLATTNAHKLSEFKPLLTDAPFDLSAMPEAVEVEETGSTFVANARLKARQCAERFEVPCLADDSGIAVEALDGRPGIASARYAESDADRINKLLAELEGKASRAATFHCAVVLAYPDGREIAVEGVVKGRVTEAPRGTGGFGYDPVFEVEGLGKTYAELSADEKNVHSHRARAVRLLLEAMA
- a CDS encoding universal stress protein, which codes for MRRILIATEGSTVSAAAIRQFIAVLGTQPFELHVLSVIPSPVLPDQMPQVIAGYDQLAETALTALDLAAAELREAGLEARGLVRTGEPASTIVAIAKEIGADLIVLGSNARKGAERLLHGSVAESVLMHAPCGVLIYPVGVALEAAGA
- a CDS encoding FAD-dependent oxidoreductase, coding for MTRKTIVIVGGGYAGMQALIALRRQFPDPEGVKIVLIDKHPGHLKKVLLFKAAVGPTKVVASFAAGLREMAGVEFVQAEVMGIEAEAKAVLLRDREDRTTRFPYDALIVAVGSQFIVAPPESGGINLASPAHAEEIKRHLAHNIERAISTSDPDRQDQLLRVAVVGGGISGVETAAEIATWLADEKKRHRLDAKRGGVHLINAQERLLPGAPKAIGRKLEQRLGRLGVTVRHGARAERFEDGQVRLKGGSSLRAQTCVWTLGLRPSPALKAWKAPTDEGDRMIVDAHYRVSGWPYVYAIGDCARIVDPATGRADGMTCREATAQACRLAAIVQGDFLGQPVPAHGPAISLFCIGLGPSDGFIWTRKWGLDIVLTGKLGWKIRDYTWQLVDFFDGPRASRKGKAI
- a CDS encoding pyrimidine dimer DNA glycosylase/endonuclease V, which produces MRSWYPLPVEALDDKRLLAEHNELLIMARAIAGLTKGYRNHPETKRWVGHSKAMKDRHDRLAAEMVRRGFNHQSPWPEELINPADGDDYPTTLLEPLEVMKAKLQAKQGLA
- a CDS encoding bifunctional (p)ppGpp synthetase/guanosine-3',5'-bis(diphosphate) 3'-pyrophosphohydrolase, which codes for MTAIATEALINTMGKYASPEEIDLVGRAYEFARAEHEGQFRKSEEPYIIHPYEVALILAQLEADGATVAAGLLHDVLEDTEVTPEELTKRFGREVCKLVEGVTKLEKLKFSSKEERQAENFRRMFVAMAKDVRVILIKLADRLHNMRTLKHMRAEKQQEISKETLEIFAPLAHRLGMGKIKWELEDMSLRYLHPDAYYKIAQFLGEKRDERERYIQEIVTSIEEELARVGVEQADVYGRPKHFYSIYQKMQSQSKEFSDIFDITAIRVLVDNIKECYEVLGVVHSIWRPIPGRFKDYVAMPKPNLYQSLHTTVIGPGGKPVEVQIRTFEMHRVAEYGIAAHWRYKEGGAALTEADQKLSWLKQLLDWQGDAKNSEEFVETVKEDLQAEEVFVFSPRGDVIDLPSGATPVDFAYRVHTEVGNRCIGAKVNGRIVTLDHRLKNGDIVEILTTKHGHPSLDWLNFVATSSTKNKIRSWFRKERRDENITRGREALERELGRTGLDQLLKGDKLLGIAQKMNYKEVDDLIAAIGYGEKTSLQVANQIRAEFAPPEPEITPESFKAKPIAPKSRNGTGILVDGEAGMQLAIAKCCSPVPGEPIMGTVTRGRGISVHSTECPNLLAVEPERRLNVSWAGVSASASYPVEIAVEVIDRVGVLKDITIKIADIKTNIRTVKVRQARDKIVIITLIIDVLDMAHLQRVIATLSRIPDVLQAYRVAKSQKARPVKK
- a CDS encoding RNA polymerase sigma-70 factor, with protein sequence MTPVVEQWYTRYKPMMFSLAYRMLGQVTDAEDIVHDVFAQLYRETPSDVRQPKAYLCKITTNRCLDLLKSARKQREAYVGPWLPEPLLTEAEDPALHVLKDEGVSYALLALMESLAPVERAVFILRVAFEFDYAFIGDLVQKSEDNCRKILSRVKKKLAGQHPAAPPASPAADDALIRQFLHASRTGDMAQILHLLAEDATLYSDGGGKNRSAIRPIISRGYVARFLAWIASQYTGEGAISLRSIHVNGQQGLLVLENGHPQTVFAFDVQAGQVRSIFVVRNPDKLRHLSRG
- a CDS encoding TrkA C-terminal domain-containing protein, producing MFDALKEGLGQAPLGILFLTIGAGYLLSQIRLRGVGLGVATVLFVGLGLGAWGGDRFELPEFVGQFGLLLFVYAIGLEAGPGFFRIMRQKGGGLLLLALGAIVGAASLTWLAAQRLGLDPALAAGLFCGSLTNTPALAAVSEALRGTPSAALPTVGYSIAYPLGVGLPLLLAELTLRLGRIDVAAAARQAEHDGGEESEPASSRNLRLTNPAMIGAPIESTPLSRIGVRVSRVQRGDHVMVATAGTALEAGDILHVVGSPEGLAQAGSLLGPEAQGEPGPETRRDEVDFRRIILSNPRLVGRRLGDIALENRWEAVVTRIRRGDLDFVPSDDTVLERGDRLRVVARTDQMAAVARYFGDSFKGISETDFLSLSLGALMGIALGLLRVPLPGGMHLQLGLAGGPLLVALLLGRLGRTGPIIWSLPLAANQALRQLGLVLFFAAVGLRSGRHFAAALSAHGPELVAVGAAATLASSAVLLWGAMGLLKTDWVSAAGLMAGGQTQPALLSFASERSRSDAPNRVYAAIMPLAMIAKILGAQLLLWWLSR
- the recJ gene encoding single-stranded-DNA-specific exonuclease RecJ, with translation MHQLETSWQIRDADPDVVDRLSYELGITPLLARMLAVRGVQDPESGRRYLGHEPYELNPWALPGIDKAARRLASALDTGEPIVVYGDYDADGVTSTSLLFSYLARAGYNVQYFLPHRFEDGYGMNCNALQDLADRGLKLVVTVDNGVSSIQEVEFAKSRGMEVIITDHHTPPAVLPSPYAIINPRLGGCPIEMAGLAGVGVAYTLASALEEIAPSGHGVEDLLDLVAIGSIADMAPLTGVNRTLVARGLHLIATAPRPGIQALAEIANINSLAAIDAGDIGFRIGPRINAAGRMDHPEVGLKLFLAETLDDARVFAVELDRLNRLRQETSKRVEAEAMMLAELEVDPTKDSAIVLAKEDWHHGVIGIVASRLVEAYARPVILLALDGDHWKGSGRSPEGISLFKALEASRDLLTRWGGHAQAAGVGLERQNLDAFRERLDAAVRQQGLDVSERPPRYLDAEVHLAEMTPQVVRELAWLQPTGQGNPEPVLCVRGVQVVKQKLRGKEKRHLFLEVQHGLEIREAVGFNMGELHPVPDRVALAFTPEFNHFNGQLKVQLRLHGVARAAEA
- a CDS encoding YfcE family phosphodiesterase; the encoded protein is MKRLLVVSDTHGRANLQAIARLAEGCDLVVHLGDGFKDGQQLALLQPVPIVQVLGNNDLPLDVVPEKQLDIEGWSILLTHGHRHGVKRDLVKLVGYADDLDCRLVLFGHIHKRAFQDAGRVRAFCPSSAAYNYDGTPPSVGRLDLWPDRIEHRWIPIDT